From the Pseudomonas baltica genome, one window contains:
- a CDS encoding acyl-CoA synthetase translates to MSALNTGIDNVMNLGELLAQVARRFPDAPGFIRGDQQVSWSRIAERVDCVAAALRARGLVKGDKLLVHSRNNLALFESAWVAFRLGVVWVPTNVRITPPEAAYLGSSSGAVAMLYDEGFEHYVAAVQAASPVLQQVIAIGQPRAGELSYDGLLEEGASLRAAFRPAEVTYHDPLWFFYTSGTTGYPKAGILTHGQMAFVITNHIADLMPGLDHHSRSLVVAPLSHGAGIHALVNVARGAASVLPAGEKLDCDEAWRLVQEHRIDNLFTVPTIVKMLTECPEVDHYDHSSLKYVIYAGAPMYRADQRRALHKLGKVLVQYYGLGEVTGNITVLPPEFHEAEDVPGARIGTCGFPRTGMQVAILDDDGQPLEQGLDGEICVRGPAVFSGYYNNPEANEKTFKHGWFHTGDLGHLDEEGFLYITGRASDMYISGGSNVYPREIEEALLTHPAVNEVAVLGLPDEKWGECGCAVIVTTGEVSDAELLAHLEPRIARYKWPKQFVRWTEMPKSGYGKIVKKNIRVLLEERKELA, encoded by the coding sequence GTGAGCGCGCTCAATACGGGTATCGATAACGTCATGAACCTGGGCGAATTGCTGGCGCAAGTGGCCCGGCGTTTTCCCGATGCGCCGGGGTTCATTCGCGGTGACCAGCAAGTGTCGTGGTCGCGGATCGCCGAGCGGGTCGACTGCGTCGCGGCGGCCTTGCGCGCTCGCGGGCTAGTGAAGGGCGACAAGTTGCTGGTGCATTCGCGCAACAATCTGGCGCTGTTCGAAAGCGCCTGGGTGGCGTTCCGCCTCGGTGTGGTGTGGGTGCCCACCAACGTGCGCATCACGCCGCCAGAGGCCGCCTATCTGGGCAGTTCCAGCGGTGCGGTGGCGATGCTCTATGACGAGGGCTTCGAGCACTACGTGGCGGCCGTGCAAGCCGCTTCGCCGGTCTTGCAGCAGGTGATCGCCATCGGTCAGCCACGGGCTGGCGAGCTCAGCTACGACGGCCTGCTGGAGGAGGGTGCCAGCCTGCGTGCGGCATTCCGCCCGGCCGAGGTCACCTATCACGACCCGCTGTGGTTCTTCTACACCTCGGGCACCACGGGCTACCCCAAGGCCGGCATCCTTACCCACGGGCAGATGGCGTTCGTCATCACCAACCATATCGCCGACTTGATGCCGGGTCTTGACCATCACTCGCGCTCGCTGGTGGTCGCGCCGTTGTCCCATGGTGCCGGGATTCACGCGCTGGTGAACGTCGCCCGCGGCGCCGCCAGTGTCCTGCCGGCAGGCGAGAAGCTCGACTGCGACGAGGCGTGGCGCCTGGTGCAGGAGCACCGCATCGACAACCTGTTCACCGTGCCGACCATCGTCAAGATGCTCACCGAGTGCCCGGAGGTCGACCACTACGATCACAGCAGCCTCAAGTACGTGATCTATGCCGGCGCGCCGATGTACCGCGCCGATCAGCGCCGCGCCCTGCACAAACTGGGCAAGGTGCTGGTGCAGTACTACGGCCTGGGCGAGGTGACCGGCAACATCACCGTGCTGCCGCCGGAATTCCACGAGGCCGAAGACGTGCCTGGCGCCCGTATCGGCACCTGTGGCTTCCCGCGCACCGGTATGCAGGTGGCGATTCTCGATGACGATGGCCAGCCGCTCGAGCAGGGCCTTGACGGCGAGATCTGCGTGCGCGGGCCGGCGGTGTTCAGTGGTTATTACAACAATCCCGAAGCCAACGAGAAGACCTTCAAGCACGGCTGGTTCCACACCGGCGACCTCGGTCACCTCGACGAGGAGGGCTTTTTGTACATCACCGGGCGCGCGTCCGACATGTACATCTCGGGGGGCTCCAACGTTTATCCGCGCGAGATCGAAGAGGCGTTGCTCACCCACCCGGCGGTCAATGAAGTGGCCGTGCTCGGTTTGCCCGACGAGAAGTGGGGCGAGTGTGGTTGCGCGGTGATCGTTACCACTGGTGAGGTCAGCGACGCCGAGTTGTTGGCCCATCTGGAGCCGCGCATCGCCCGCTACAAGTGGCCCAAGCAGTTTGTGCGTTGGACCGAGATGCCCAAGTCGGGCTACGGCAAGATCGTCAAGAAGAACATTCGCGTGCTCCTCGAAGAGCGCAAGGAGCTAGCGTAA
- a CDS encoding PPC domain-containing DNA-binding protein, whose protein sequence is MSAVILEQESSVQSGKLGRLVVARLKPNEDLVESAEALCAAHGIHTAVVRGGLGSLIDARLQYLGRSGMKTIEVAGPGVEILSISGEVRAGETQLQAVVADADGKLYAGRMERGHNLSFITIELTLQEWLPD, encoded by the coding sequence ATGAGTGCAGTGATCTTGGAGCAGGAATCGTCGGTACAGAGCGGCAAGCTCGGGCGTTTGGTGGTGGCGCGGTTGAAGCCTAACGAGGACCTGGTCGAAAGCGCCGAGGCGCTGTGCGCGGCCCATGGCATCCACACGGCGGTGGTGCGTGGCGGGCTGGGCAGTTTGATCGATGCGCGCTTGCAGTATCTGGGGCGCAGCGGCATGAAGACCATTGAGGTCGCCGGGCCGGGCGTGGAGATTCTGAGCATCAGCGGCGAGGTGCGCGCCGGGGAGACGCAGTTACAGGCGGTGGTGGCGGATGCCGATGGCAAGCTCTATGCCGGGCGGATGGAGCGCGGGCACAACTTGTCGTTCATCACCATCGAGCTGACGTTGCAGGAGTGGTTGCCGGATTGA